The Juglans microcarpa x Juglans regia isolate MS1-56 chromosome 2D, Jm3101_v1.0, whole genome shotgun sequence DNA window CAACCTTCTGATGACAAGAACTTGCTAATGTAAAATATGTAAGTTTGTTATTAACATAGtataaacttctttttttctcaaaaatccatgccaacctcaataatttttaacttttctctcCGCATGTTCTCTTCCCCTCAAGAGAGCCTCTGCAAGCAAAAACACGCATGTCTAGAGTCTACTCTGCCTTTACAAAacgaaaatatatttctaaaactCTTTGCATTCAACCCAGAAATAAATGCCGATACTcttaattcataaaaaaatccacttttaATAAGCATGGACCCTCAAGAGTCTGCAATTCTCAAGAATCAAAATTCCCCAAGCAAACATGCCGAGAGTATTAACAATGTCATCAGATCATAAGCAGTGAAACCAAAGCTTAAGAAGTGGTGCATATTATCTGCAGCTTTACAAGTAACCATTAAAGgccttataaaagaaaaagaaaagtaaccTTCAAAGGCTCTGGGCACTCGCGACCCAAATAATCGTCCAAAGTCTCTTCATTATCTTCAAGCTCATCCCCCCCAGTGAAGACTACAATCATGTAGTCAACAATTCTGCTGCCAAACAATGTCTGCAAGCTACGAATTGCAGCTTCCTCTTCTTGTGAAAAGCGGGTCCTAACTGAAAAAACTATAAGAACTGCATGGATCCCATCCTTCGCCAAGTCAATGCATTTCACAATTTCTCTGCCAACAAATTCAGATCCAGcagaaaaatcaaataaacCTGCAATGACCTATAAGTTAGTCCTTGTGTACCCAAAATATACCAAAACGCATGGATAGCAATAGCTTGGGTAATTTCTTAAATACAGCTAGACCATAAAACTGGTATGACTCTACCAGGAGTGTCAATGACATTTATAATCTGCCCATCCCTCAGTACAGTTCTCTGCATTTCACAAGTGCTTGTAACACCAGCAGAGCTCGCCTTTGACTTGAAGGCCTTTCTTCCAACAATGCTGTTCCCAGTTGCACTTTTTCCATTCCCAGTACGTCCAACTAAAACCACCGTACGGACCCCATTGGATGGAGAAGTAAGCTCCCAGTCATCATCTATCATACTTCCACCCATTATAAAAATCAGAGTACCTGCATTTGAACAATTATTTATAGAATTGCTGTCAGTAATTTCTCTAATATGAGAAACACAAGCATATCATAAAAGGAATCAGTTGCATCAATATCTATAAAGTTCAACATGAGAAATATATTTGCAGTCTAAAATCTGTAATTCATTATCTACTAGTTCAACTATTGAGGTTTGTTTAAGCTATCTTGCATCTTCAACCCATACTGATTTCCGCAAAAAGTCAATGAATTTTGATTACTGTTGACGGATACCATAGACATTGCCTTTGTAATGCATTATCTATTTGTTCAAGTAATGAGGTTTGCAATGCAGAAGCCACTGAATAATTTGACTCGATCATAGATTATATCTTCACTTGAAATACAAcgagttatttatttttaaacccaATGAGTTAATGCCTTCTATGCTCAAGTCTCCATTTTCTAGCATCTTCAACCATACTGATTTctgaaaaagtcaaaataaattGTGATTGCCGTTGATAAATACCACCATAGAAAGTGGCAATGTATTAAAGTAAACAAGTAGATCTTAATGATGCAATATCAATCAGACCCATGTTCAGCATGTAACCTTGAAAGCAACGCATCAAGATTTCAATGAGCATACACGTGAATAtaatgaaagtaaaatttaagaaccaacatcaaatataaataagcaaacaaatacataaatggTCTCAGGAACAATTTCCAAAAGTCACGACATTAAGAATTAGGAGAATAAATCCTTCAACGGCATAAACCCAATTGAACTTCAAAAGactaacaaatattaaaaataaaacccaattAGCTAGATTCGTATTAATAATTAGCATTCAACATTTGCAGACACCAAAATTAGAATAAGGAACATTATTTTTCAGTGGTCAGCtaaataaaccaaaaatatcGGAATCTTCAATCAGATCAACCTACACAACCAAAATCTCCTGCATGCAAAAGTCCGTAGCCCTATGTTTTGTTGCcgagaaaacaaagaagaaaataacaattaacaaGGGAATAAACCAAAAATCTGAGATTCGAAACTTCGATTCTCGTTCTTCCTGATTTGATCTCCAGAACCAAATTATAatctttattataaatattaaaaataaaatcttgagCACAAAATTACTTACTTGAGAATGGAAAGCCAAAGGACTCTGAAGCAAACAAGAGAAAGAGATTAGGGAGTTAAAAAGAGGTCGTATAGGACGAACAACTATTGTTGCGGGGGATGAAGTAGAGGAGAAGAAACTTCTTGGATAGGACAGAGCCACAGCAGAGAGGGACTTGCATTTGGACAAGTTCGCTGCGGTGACTGACGTCCTGGACTCAATATGGGCCGTCGATATTTATGGGATCCATAGCtgttaaattttatatatacttaatttGCATTAGtctatgcatatacatatataaaattacatcttttacatatttattttgtcattcAAGTAAAATTCTAACATtagcttatgcatatttgaaacaaaataataatattttattattattaattttatgttaaaatcaatttttttatatatattttacaattagtatCCACTACAtatatttgacattaataatacaaatgtaataataaaaaaaatataattttttatatattatattaaaaatagaataaaataaaatatatatatataatatattataataataaaatgaatgtacaagtgaagatttgttgtgttgttgaaagaatgagaaaaagaaaggattgtgagagagagagtgagaggagagaaataattattaaaatatgatttatagggtgaatagtagttatctaaatttggataaaTACTGTTAATAGGtagttaaatatttagatatacaTAAGCTGATGTAGAGGATTTTAAggtcatattatacaaatatgacTTTACATATCTGCCTATATCTTAAAAGTGCCTATAACATCTACAGTAATGAACAGTAACCGTAAACAGTATATCTTACGTCCACCGACTTCGTCTTCGTCTCTGGTTAGCAACATCTAATTAGCCACCGAGCAGTCCTTCTTCCTCTGATTAGCCACCGACTTCAGTCACAATTTTACTTCTTCGTTGAGTACCAACATTTGATTAGCAATATTGTGTGGCGGTTGGAAATATCTAAGCTATCGATAGAAGGGATGGAGTGTATATACATCTCGTGGTTTTCAAGCATTTGCAGACTTTTCAAACTcaggtggaagaagaaaaaaattttgcagTGCTGTTTGAGGATTCTTCTCGCCGTTGGTATGcaaaattattctatttgtaCTTCTACATCTTCTTTCTGTATTTTTCCAGtgctgtttgtttttctttttctcgcaTATTTCTCGCATATTCTTCTCGGcaattcttcttatttttcttcttcgtttCCCTTCTTCCCTGTATAATTTCTTCTTCGTTTTAGAATTATTTTGGCATCTctgttttgtgttttctttgttCTTCGTTTGCTTTGGTTtgaagagagcgagagagagagttgccgTGTGTGTGCGAATCGTAGTGTGCgacggagagagaaagggaagttcgtggtggctgggtctgGTGGAGGTTGTCGCCGGTGTGAAGTGGTGGAGGTGAGGTGGCCTGGATGGCCGCGTACGGCGGCCCACGTTGACAGAAATGGGAGAAATCCATTTCGGATGGGTTTTCGCGGGGGAGAGACGGCTGCGCGTGTGGGACATCCGTGGTTGTTGCGTTGGTCGTCTGCGTGAGGGCGACTtgccggtggtggcggtgaggctggcCGGCGTACGGCGGCGCTGGGCTGGGCTGAAACACATCGGTCCGTTGGATGAATTGGGGCACCAGAGGAGAAAAAccgtgaggaaaaaaaaaaagggtataaaatcactaaaaaaaaattaatactgtgtaaaaaaaaattcttattttaattaataatagtaaattcCTATTTTTTGAAAGACCTAATATCAGATTATTAggtcttttgaaaaatatgttgaacacTATATAGTGTATAAGACTgtctaaatattatatatatttctaataggAACTTTAAATTATTAACATAACTTGATGAAAGGTAGTAGAATCAAAAGACTCTTCAGTTAGTTAATGCCTTGTCAATGTACAATACACTCTTCAGTTAATGATATTATTAGAATTGTTTGGTCCAAactcaaaacacaaaataccCTTTCAGGTTTACACCCACACTTTATGTATACTGGATTCAAGATAAAGAGCAGGCTATCAAAACAATCACAAATAGGTTGTTAGTTGATGTCTACCTTCCATATTTAACGTGACAAGTAACTAAACAGTCATTCTAGCACTGACTAAAATTAAATGGCAAGCAAACCAcacattaatattttatcattaaataaatgataagagttttgttaaatatttttaaaagagtaaaatcatataaataattagaatttttaatataatttaaatctcataatatttttaattaattaaaattaaaatcatttaaataaaatgattttctaccattataatattttttaatttttcaaaatagaagagacttactttagtgatgaaaaaatgtgagaacaatatagaaataaaagactCTGTATTCTTTTAGTGCTCTCCGAGTCATTGATTAGTATGGTTGAATtctacaatttatatattgcaagtaaggggaaaagaaaactttttgGAATTTAAATCTAACATTTCATCATAACTCTCCAAATTAGATCcaatgatgaaaatttaaatactgatttaaattaatttaaaatatatacttaacatataaatatcatatcataaataaactatcaaatttaatttataaaatactaatctttcatcattaaataaatgatgaaattttgttaaatatttttaaaaaagtaaaaccatataaataattaaaattttaacataatttaaatatgataatattcttaattaactaaaaggAACTGCTACAGCTATCGAAAAAGTAGCCTGAAAATGTGTCCTGAAtatgtattttacttttttatttttcttttcttttttttatgtatatttttaatcatcataaacattttttaaaaaaataaaaaatttacaacatcattaaaaaacacttccttaatcactacgctaaaaaaaaaaaaaaaaaaattggcaaacGTCCCTTGGACGTTACACTACCGctagtacatatatatagatcaatacTAATACTCGCAATTATAATTGTATGTACCACTCCtaactatttatatattcttagaatacataatttttttgcaCTTAAAAAGGAAATGGATAAGTTGATGACtcgcatgaaaaaatttacattttaaacGGTgggtttcatttcttttaaataacttataaaaatttgcacaccttaaaattatatttattttttaataattaattaaaatagggTAAAATGTATAATTTAGGATCCTAATTTCTAGCAATTagaatgaataattttattttcaagtcggTATGTAGAACACATCTAGTAATGTATTTatattgcataatttaatttgaaagttaagttttaaaatttgaatattataaatcaaattttattatttaagtaatgTTGATGGTATGCCTTATACAGCTATCGAAAAAGTAGCCTGAAAATGTGTCCTGAAtatgtattttacttttttatttttcttttctttttttatgtatatttttaatcatcataaacattttttaaaaaaataaaaaatttacaacatcattaaaaaatacttccttaatcactacgctaaaaaaaaaaaaaaaattggcaaatGTCCCTTGGACGTTACACTACCGctagtacatatatatagatcaatacTAATACTCGCAATTATAATTGTATGTACCACTCCtaactatttatatattcttagaatacataatttttttgcaCTTAAAAGGAAATGGATAAGTTGATGACtcgcatgaaaaaatttacattttaaacggtgggtttcattttttttaaataacttataaaaatttgcacaccttaaaattatatttattttttaataattaattaaaatagggTAAAATGTATAATTTAGGATCCTAATTTCTAGCAATTagaatgaataattttattttcaagtcggTATGTAGAACACATCTAGTAATGTATTTatattgcataatttaatttgaaagttaagttttaaaatttgaatattataaatcaaattttattatttaagtaatgTTGATGGTATGCCTTATACACTtaattgaaaatagaataactcaatcAGAATATTATACTTATTGCTGTGATTATCATATATTtgtgatttatataaaaaaaatatgtgaaacattaaatattattttttctatttattaattttataagcaatactaataataaatttaattaaatattcttttctctatttattaatttaattttataaacaataataataataaattcaaaaattagtTAGCAATATCAAGATAAGATAATAAGAtgaaaacaagagagagaaCATTATTAGGATGGGCCTTTGCAGCTGTTACGCTTTTGCAGGTAAATGAGCCCAAGCCCGGTTCACGCAAGGGCCTTCGCCATTAGTTCTCTACCAACATTGaattttctagagagagagcaAAACTTGCAGAACAaggtgaaagagagagaacgagaCAAACAGAGAGATTTTGCACCCAAATCGATGAAAGACCCCTCCGTAAGGAACAAGGTGGTGATTCGGCACCTGCCACCGTCTCTCACTCAGCCCGATCTTTTCATTCTGATTGACGAGAAATTCTCCGGCCGATACAACTGGTCTTCTTTCCGTCCCGGCAAAAACAGGTAAAGTTTGGGCCCGTTTCGTTTTTACTTGCAATTTATTCAATTACTATAATTCTTGCTATTTATGTGTTACAGAGAAGCTTTTGGTAGATTTAAGGAAAATTTTCTGATGTACTTTCGAGTTGAATCTTAATTAGTGAATGTATGTATTCGGTATCTTCTGGATAGGGATTTTGAAACCTTTTTTTCTGAATTCTATAATCGTAAATTGCATTAGTTTTTCGCTTCCAGAGCAAGAAAGGCACTTCTATAATGTTGACCAATCAGACAAGCTCAAATTTATACGTAGTTAAAGTCCCTTTGGGGGGTAAATCATACTTATGTGTTTATCCTCATACTAACCCCTTATTGCCACTAACCTTTTTATATGTTCAACTGAAAATCCCGCTGAGCATCTTCCTAGTGCAGATATAATTGTTTTGCATTGAAGAAcgtgtgcatgcatgctaggAAAGTTGTGTTCTCTCTCTGCCTGCTTGCTGATTGAACATCAAGAACAAAAAAGGAGCCTGATTGtcgaatattaaaaaaaaaaaaaaaaatccgtgaCTTGGGAAAATAAATTAACCGCTTTTCTCACCTGTGTAATTAAATAGCTTAATCAAGGCGAGgcttttaatttcttaaacaTCAAATAggacatagttttttttttcttctgttttcaaTGCAGCAAAACATTGACTAATGagttcttcttttcttctgttttcAATGCAACAAAACATTGACTAATGAGTTTTTCTAACTTgagatttttcttaaactaatttgCAGCCAAAAGCATCAGAGATATTCTCGAGCCTACATAGACTTCAAGAAGCCTAGAGATGTTTTTGAGTTTGCCAAGTATTTTGATGGACACGTGTTTGTTAATGAGAAGGGTAACAAATCACGACATAACCTTTTCTCTACTTTGCCAAGTTTACAAGCAG harbors:
- the LOC121249702 gene encoding immune-associated nucleotide-binding protein 9-like — translated: MGGSMIDDDWELTSPSNGVRTVVLVGRTGNGKSATGNSIVGRKAFKSKASSAGVTSTCEMQRTVLRDGQIINVIDTPGLFDFSAGSEFVGREIVKCIDLAKDGIHAVLIVFSVRTRFSQEEEAAIRSLQTLFGSRIVDYMIVVFTGGDELEDNEETLDDYLGRECPEPLKEFIVLCKNRLVLFDNKTKDESKRVEQVQQLLSLVNMVIARNGGQPYTDELFAELKEGAIKLRSQQEHVDSLKGYTKREISEFKDQIEFSYEQQLKRITEMVEMKLRETTTRLEQQLAEEQAARLRAEELAHLAQMKSNDEIRRLREHLEKAEEELRKRSENRCAIL